In Bradysia coprophila strain Holo2 unplaced genomic scaffold, BU_Bcop_v1 contig_350, whole genome shotgun sequence, a genomic segment contains:
- the LOC119079884 gene encoding uncharacterized protein LOC119079884, with translation MKYIIAILGAIVALIHSSNAVVSRKKPTVQIERVEPSSDFGYDYVLENDLHDAVQTHEICVVNSKLILISQMSESVLIKAVVDSKGVIQRMGAFRIGKSTSMVHGLSLSNKFPGKVWVTLEADNIVVLIDPVNNSQSPPRIVREILLPPSAKGPHYVGEFGNEICTTNKGTASVTCVNYLNPSDYTIYQGLPNPIFIAQHPINRMLYSGEDNSNMIMKMNPKTKSVTQIPVTSTTGRTPVGMISGPKGVWFVLAGNSTQGTGTFGFIDENDSIVYYRLKSPIGEKAALLHLAFDVNYWTTHTLYLLSTSLLNKDIPDALITVKFNSLWNEIVSESAKLIPTPHAMVHRIAATSTNIFVTELATSKLASYVFDEIN, from the exons ATGAAGTATATTATAGCAATCTTAGGTGCCATCGTTGCATTGATACAT AGTAGCAATGCTGTGGTTAGCCGAAAAAAACCGA CTGTTCAAATCGAACGTGTTGAACCTTCGAGTGACTTCGGCTATGATTACGTCCTCGAGAACGACCTGCACGATGCTGTTCAAACTCATGAAATATGCGTTGTCAACTCCAAGTTGATATTGATTTCACAAATGAGTGAAAGTGTTTTGATTAAAGCTGTTGTGGATTCAAAAGGTGTTATTCAGAGAATGGGAGCTTTTCGAATCGGGAAAAGTACTTCGATGGTACATGGACTTAGTCTTTCTAACAAATTTCCCGGAAAGGTCTGGGTTACTTTAGAGGCCGATAATATAGTAGTTTTGATCGATCCTGTTAACAATAGTCAGTCGCCGCCGAGAATTGTACGAGAAATTTTGTTACCTCCGTCTGCAAAAGGTCCGCATTACGTTGGTGAATTTGGTAACGAGATTTGTACTACTAATAAAGGAACCGCTTCTGTGACGTGCGTCAACTACCTAAACCCAAGCGATTACACAATCTACCAAGGTCTTCCGAACCCAATATTTATTGCTCAGCACCCAATCAACCGAATGTTATATAGTGGAGAGGATAATTCTAACATGATAATGAAGATGAATCCAAAGACAAAATCCGTTACACAAATACCAGTCACGTCTACAACTGGCAGGACACCAGTAGGAATGATTAGTGGTCCGAAAGGCGTGTGGTTTGTACTTGCTGGTAACAGCACACAAGGAACTGGAACATTTGGATTCATTGATGAAAATGACAGCATCGTTTACTACAGACTTAAATCGCCCATAGGTGAAAAAGCTGCACTTCTTCATTTGGCATTTGACGTCAATTATTGGACTACGCATACTCTCTACCTTTTGTCCACGTCATTACTCAACAAAGATATTCCTGACGCTCTCATCACGGTTAAATTCAATTCTCTGTGGAATGAAATTGTGAGCGAGTCCGCCAAGCTAATACCAACTCCACACGCGATGGTTCATCGCATAGCAGCCACGTCAACTAATATTTTCGTAACCGAGCTTGCTACATCTAAACTTGCATCCTACGTCTTcgatgaaattaattaa
- the LOC119079889 gene encoding cysteine dioxygenase type 1 has protein sequence MSTLTAFNNTIEQQEQHLRSLTKTFTGIDKPLKHFKSVETLSELIAELHNVFDSDRVNIEYVNHLLLSYKSNPSEWKKFAKFDRFRYTRNLVDAGNGKFNLMILCWGEGHGSAIHDHADAHCFMKMLRGELQEVRYAWPSNGTDTEEKQIGDIGMNDEQLMEYDGEELQEISRTTLETDGVCYINDTLGLHRVENPSHSDSAVSLHLYCPPFDSCSIFNKKTGKRTSCNVTFWSKFGEKRDKTATTTTLPEDN, from the exons ATGTCGACACTCACTGCATTCAACAATACTATTGAACAACAAGAGCAACACCTCCGATCGTTAACAAAAACATTCACTGGAATCGACAAGCCATTAAAACACTTCAAATCAGTGGAAACATTATCAGAATTGATCGCCGAATTGCATAATGTATTCGATTCGGACCGGGTCAACATCGAATATGTCAATCACTTGCTGTTGAGCTACAAATCGAATCCATCGGAATGgaaaaaatttgccaaattcGATAGATTCAG GTACACAAGAAACTTAGTCGATGCCGGGAATGGAAAATTCAATCTGATGATATTGTGTTGGGGTGAAGGCCACGGCTCAGCTATTCATGATCATGCCGATGCCCATTGTTTCATGAAAATGCTGAGAGGAGAATTGCAAGAAGTTCGATATGCATGGCCCAGTAATGGCACCGATACCGAAGAGAAACAGATCGGTGATATTGGAATGAACGACGAACAATTGATGGAATATGATGGCGAAGAGTTGCAAGAAATATCGAGGACTACACTGGAAACGGATGGTGTATGCTATATAAATG ATACACTTGGACTTCATCGGGTTGAAAATCCTAGCCACAGTGACAGTGCCGTTTCGTTGCATTTATATTGTCCGCCGTTCGATTCTTGttccattttcaacaaaaaaacggGGAAACGAACCAGCTGTAATGTAACTT